The genomic stretch AAATTTTGATACTCTACGGCAGAACTACTGCTCTAGTAAatattttcattgaaaattgcaTTAGTAACTGCAGATTTAAAATTGAATGTTAAACGTTTCAATTCGAAAACTGCTTCATTAGATTTTTTCACGGGAAGCTTAATATGCAAactattttctatttatttacatTTGTGAGTTTTCAAGACACGATTGGCGTGTGGTGTCTGCTAAACAATTGTGTAATTGTTATCGTTCTGCTCATACGTGAATGTTCCTCCCACGTGTGACTCCAGTTAACCAACTCGCGATTAGTAGAATGTAAACAAGCGACAAAAAATAGCAATTCATACGCGATGCGACAGTGATGATGGCTCTTCTAGGACACAGAAACCGCCAACGATGAGCTATTTTCTTCGCCAATTCTGTTTCACTCTCTCGCAAATAACGACTACCGCAAACGAGGTCTATCGTACATGCGATTTACACATTCTCCTCCTTGGCTGAGACATATACCGAGCTGCACATCTGCTTTCCTCTTACACAATCCTACGACGGCACATCCGCCGTTGCTTTTTTGTAAGAAATCACGAACTCGTTTCTCGCAAATCTTTCGAACACTTAATTACGATTTCTTTTAGGTGTCAGTTGGTCAATCGGAGGTCAATGAATAATGCGCTTAGTttagaccagcggttctcaacctggggtacgcgtacccctaggggtacgcgacagccttcagggggtacgcgaaataaaaatcagtaatggcggacgaaGCAATTTTTCGCTATattatttaatttgtttttcaatcttgctcttaaaacatggttGTTGCAattaaacaaaccatagttcaattcaaaacctgaactagacttcATAACgcgatctaccactactctcacCCTCTCTGCGAAAACAAACCAAGCCagagggtacaattgatttggaaagtgttgccaaggggtacgcggtcaaaaaaaggttgagaaccgctggtttaGACTGTTATTTACATGTGACAAAATTATCTCACCTTCACCCCGAAAGTATGCACCTATATAATTATATAAAGTTTTGAGCCAACTTTCAATACTATTGAGCTTTTCTTCTACGAATCAAGCTAATTGGATAAATGTCGAGTTCAAGTTTTAATTGAAATATATGCGACGATTTACTCAGGGATCTTCCCTTCGCTCAAGCTCCATCTTCCTCAAACAATAAATCAACCGAACCAGTTGCCACTATTTTCGGGTATTTATGTTTATTATCCTCCCCTCGGTCGGATTGCCGTGGACACGATTGCAATTTTAGCGCGACATCCTTTTGTTCGGATTCGCCGCCGCAAATGTGTTCGCCTGGTTTTGAGGTGTGCACGAAATGAGAGCGCAGAGCAAAAAAAAGTAGCAGATTTCTTGGAACCAGGCGGCTGCTAGGCTCGGACGTGTCTTTTGATAACGAACAAGCAAGCAAGCAAAAAGCTGTTAAGGGCGCGACGAGGACCGGCCGCTtggttgtattttgttttacttttctcTTGAAGAATAGCTGTAAATTTAACCTTGGAatacattttgtttttgtatGAGTGTGTATCAACTATCTAAAGTTTTGTGTATTATCATCATTACAACTGATTATTAACTAATCTACTGAACAGATCGGATCTAAAGCAATACAATTAAAACACACTAAATTCCAACCCAGTAGGTGAATCAATAGGTTTCTTGGCATTTCTGCTGTGTATCGAAACTAAGCCTTTTCTCacattttgtgattttcgagaCCTTCGAAAATGTAAAAGGAGGCTCCACGGTTCGTCGAGTAAGTAGGCAAAAATCGACGGCGGGCTGCGAGGAAATCAGACACACCACACTATCATTTGAAGGTGACGCGGAAGGGTACGGCGAAGAGAACAAGCGCTATGAGAGGGTGCAGTAGAACGAAAAAAAAGATGCAAGATAAACCTTTTCATATAGCGGAAAATCTCTGGTCGTGCATGATATGGCTGAACCGAGGACCAACAGATGGAGAGCGCATTAGCAGCATCAGCAACGACGACAGGAAGGATCGGAGAATGGCGAAAGCAATCGTTTGTAATGCGTGTTTGAGTTAGCCGAAGAGGAAGGCGGCTTGTGCGCCGGACCCTCCAATCgttatatattgaaaataatcgGACAGATGGCGCCAAACCTACACACATATTATATTAATCCATTCCGCATACCCGGCAAGCTGTGTTCTCCTCTCGTTTAGCATCTTCGACTTACTTTCTTGTTGGCATGTCCACTTCCCCTTTCTCCAACTACCGGTCTCTCTCTCAGGCGAATCATGGCGAGTATTAGCTTCCCAACTCGTTTCTCGTACAGCAGGAAGTCGCTTCCAGTAAACACAAATAATCCACAATTCCAAACAAATTGTAGTTGTTTTCCTTTCCACAAATTTCCCCTTTTCCTTTTGATTCACAACCAAAAGGCGAggattttgtttgtttgcatTTCACGCGAATAGTTTCGCATTCGGTGCATCAGCTTTTTCTCTGTACGCTTTGATCCGAAGTCAACAAACAATGGAGCCCTTCGTTAGCGCTAAGATGGCGCCAAAGTTACGCGCCTTCCTAATGAGATTTTTGACGAGCCAATGCCACTCGTCGCTGATGATCGCATACCGCGGATCATTGCCCAGCCGTCCGACGCACGATTTCCCGTGTAGTAATTTGCATTATTGGAAGTAAATTAAATAAACTGCGAATACATTAGTGTCGCATACGGCTGCTTCTCTGTACCCCCATTTCATGGCACGATCTTGCAGTGATTAGGTTGTACATGATGCAACGCAAGACAATAATTGCTCAGCCCATCCAGCTGTGCACTGACACATGGCGTGTCACGTAACAAATGTCGCGCAATGTCACTGCGTTATCGTGTGCGTTATCGATTAGGAGGAAGTAGCGGCGCTGTCTAGAAGCGGCTGCTGTTACTTGTCATCCATGTAGAATGGGCCCGATGTCGAACTTGACATCTGATTTATGCAAATTGTATTCATAATTCGCTGAATGCACTCGAGTCGGCCATAACTTGAACAAAACGGCACTGGTAAAATAATAATACAACTCAGTCATTGTCATTGCGGTGGTTCTATCAGGCGACTTACCGGGTGGTGGTGCGTTACCACTTTGGTGCATCGTGCTTACGTTAATTAACATTTGACAGGGATTAGCATGTTTGCgttgtacattttttttctcctgTAGTGATCATCAATCGTGtgcgcagagatgccagatatacagacaaatctgtattatacagactttctgtgttgcgatacagacacgcataagcctacagattttatacagacatttagtataatacagatattacacagatatctgatattctacataatggttttaccagtatacacaaaaaaacgaacacaaaaaccaaaagtcactgtagccgttgctggaaaaagtgaactaggaactgaacactttgctgaacatattaatcttgcgtttttgagagtgaaatcatgacaacgggaatcgagtcaggctatcggggtttttatcggccccgtgggcactaatcagcctgtttcgcccccagtaacaaacagctgattgtctcgatcgattgccatgcaggttatattggtgaaaagaccgtttgttctattcggagcaatatccaacgttgaagaattgcttaaaatgtcccaaaccttgaaggtactatttttataaccgcgagacttctgccatcatgtatcagtacgatacgatttttatcacgggaaagactcttacttctatgtgttacttagatttaaaagataaattagttatcgattaatcgaccaactatgatagactcgaaaaagaacaatcaaaacaagcaataaaacaaaacaatctgacaggtcgacaaataattaggtatcaatgtatcggtaactttttttcgcagcggtatacagacttatacagacatttttatggattatacagacttgccaaaaaaaaagtctggcatctctgcgtGTGCGTCCGTTAAACAACGCAAGAGTATTGTAAAGAAACTGATTTTGTCAAGTCATCAATAACCTAACGTCTTTCACAGCACATCTATCGCGATTTAGTCTCACTAATAAAACACCTCAATAAACATTTTCTCACTCAGCTTCCGTTTTGAATTCGATACCAAATAACCTCCCTAAAGTTGTCACGTTCCCCATGTGGCTAATCAACCATTTACGGAGCCGCCCACTTGACCATTCCTAGAACGAGTGTAAACCATCTGGTGGTGAATGCCAATAAAAAGCAGAACCGCACTAATGAGAATCAACACACCGCATTACGTATCGCTTTCGCGTTAAACCCCAACACTGCTGTGGAGcagctgctgctgttgatggtggaAAAAAGTTACAATAATCAGCGCGACAACTGGCGCTGGCTGAATGTAAACAAACTATATGCGAGGGTTGATTAACTAGCCTAGCCTACCGACCCGTTGCCTACCGTGCGGCTTGAACTGGTCGACCAATAGACTCACAGTGTGGGTGCAGCAGTCGTGGGTTGATTGAATCAGAGACGATGCTGGAGATGTTGTTGGTCGTTAAATTATGCTGCGTTTTAGTTACGGTGAGCTGGAAATGTGTGCCTTTTCTCGCCCTTGCTGTACGCCGAGGGGTGACAGAACATACTGCAAGATTCTGGTGTGTGGAAACATGTGCGCAAAATTGAAATGATTTTCTTTAATACATGCAAAAATGTGTACATATCCCAGCCGTGCCCGTCTGGATTGTAAGGAGGCGTGGGCCGGGGCTCGGGAGGAAGCATTCTGGGCAGATCATCGCAGCAGCGTGAAACACGATGCAACCAGACGCTCGTTTGCTTGCTGGATTATTTATGCCTTTTTAAACTTTCAAATGTACCGAAATACGAGACTGTgcgaataataacaataaaagaAGGTCTCTCCTTCAACCATTTCTCGCGGCAGCTTTGACAATTTAAAACAGACTCTGCTTTAAGGTTTGTGGGCAAGGGGAAGGACATTGTCACATTTCCTTCGTCCATGCGGTTCTGTCGCTTTGCTGGTTGGGGTCTTTTTGTACGTGTTAGTGCCAGAGCCCGGCGAGACGGGTTCAGCACAATCTGGCGCCGTCATTTGGCGTATAATGAAGAACAATAACACACTACGAGGAACGTAGCGAAGAAGATGCAGGAGAaaccaaaacacataaaacagtGCAGAAGTTGCGCGAACCCTCGGTGTGACAATGGCTGCTGTGGAAGATTTGTCTATGAAGCGGTAGTCCGAATCATATGCCGATCTTTATGAGTTGCACCATATATTGCTTCGTACGTCCATTCGGAATTCGGGAAACGTAACTCAGTTCACCTAGAAGTGTAATGAACTCTTCTGATAAACATAACCGCTTGCTTGTATAAAGAATTATTTATCAGGTTTAAAAAACGATAACGGTAACTAGGTACTAAACTTTACCAGACGTTCGTCATCAATGAACAGCAACATCCAAGCAGCGAATGAGCCGCTCAGATCTCTAACCGCGTAGTGCCACTGACTTTATGCAACAATTAACATTTACAAGTTAATTTATTGCATCGATGTGTTTAAACTGATTGCAGCACAACAGTTGCGGGAGATGCACATGTGCAGCTGTGTATCCCACGGTTGGCTCTAATTTAGTTATGGCGGCACTGCACGGAAAGAAAACCAGCCGAACGTGGTGTATTCTGTAAAACGGCAGAGTAAAGTCGTCAGAGTTGCTCGCTATTAATAGTCCTCTGCACACTGTCTCCGGTGACATAACGTGCGTTTATTGTACGATAGCCTTCCCTCCGTTGGTTGACATGAAGTTCATTAATTGATTACACATGTTCTAAATTAAAACTGACGGTCATCAGGTTCAAATTGACATCTCCGAACGCGAGTTCGTCAACTTTTGTGAGTAGGTGGCGCTCCCATCGTTTTTATGTGACTGCATTCCGTGGAATGTAAAAATCCAGACGCCGCTCGTCGTCATCGTTGCGTTCAATGAGACAAAGAAACCGTCCAGCCCGGTCGAAAATAACACTCCCCAGAACCGGCTACAATTTGCATAAATTAGCTTTCACACCGCCTCAGAAAAGGTTCCCGCAAAATCGATTcgagtcatgctattttttgaCAGCCAATCGCGTCCACACGGCAGACTTTTTTCCCCTGCAAAAATACAAACTCATCTTAATGCTTAAAATATGACAATCCTAACTCGTAGGTGGTTTTCCCATGCAGATGGTTCTCTTGATCGGAGAGTAAGGTTCTAAATCGGGTGCAAGTGTAATGGCGCAAATATGTAAATACCATTAAATCGTAATATCCGGCTTACCGATCGAGCAGAAGCGCTCTTCCATGAAAATATTCACACTCACCGACACTCGTTAAACTCGTAAATTATACCCCGTCGCAACCAGTCGGTCGGTACCATCAGTCAGCTAGATTGCTGCTACTAGGCATGTTGTACGGGTGCACTTCCCCTTTGCAACTTCTTAATTCTGTTGTGTATCGCGACCAGCGATACGCAATTACAATTTAACTTCCCTTGCCTGCCATTCGGCGATTCTCTGGTGGTTTTCACATCTGGCAACACCTGTCGGTTGGTTTCCTGCTTTCTTCACTTTGTTGCTTGTTTTTTATGGGGCCCATCTGGATTCGGTCGTCTGTCTGTTCGACCTTGTAACATAATAAATGATCtgactttttctttttcttgttctCTGATCTATTATAGGAGCCGCAATGTCCGCTGCCTCGCTGGAGCGCGATTCCGGTTTCAACTCAGGCAGTTCTGAACACGAGGATGATCTAAAAAGTCTTGACCAGAGCTCGCGGGATGGATTAGTAACACCGGAGAATAGTTCCGTTGATTCCGTGGAAGTCAAATTACCGCAGCCAATAACAactaaaaataaacgaaaaagttCAGAACCATTGAGAGTTATTTCGGACTCGGAACTGCTAGGTCCGATAAAAAAGCGAATTCGCTATGGTGAGCAGTTGAGAGAAGGCGACAAAGAAAGCTTGGACCATCAAGTCGGCAACAATCCGTTTCGACCATGGGCTCCAAACGAAGAAATTCCTGGTGGTCAACCTTTACCTGCACATTATCCCAACCCGGCCGATCTGCTGGTCAGACATCCGGGAGTTACGACGCTTCATCGTGCTATCAGCATCAAACCACTGAATCAGCTGCAGCAGCCAAAATCTTCTCATTATCCTCCGTCATCCAAATCACCCTCTACTTCCTACCAGCAGCAGCCTCTTGCATTGGTCTCCAAGAAAGCAGATTCCTCGAAACGATCTCTTCAAAATCAGGACGATCTCCGACGAAATCTAAGCCTGCTGCATCAAAGTGATCGATCAGTTTTTATCCCACCACCACCAGTCCGATCTGGTGAATGTTCGGACACAACACTGGGAAAACCAGTGCATCCTCGCAACTATAAGAACATGACTCGGGAGCGGCGAATCGAAGCTAACGCTCGCGAACGGACCCGTGTGCATACGATCTCCGCAGCCTATGAAAAGCTTCGACATGCTGTTCCCGCCTATTCCAACTCGCAAAAGTTGTCAAAGTTATCAATTCTACGAATCGCATGTTCCTACATTCTGACGCTCAGTCGGATGGCCGGTGAAGACTACAGTGCCGATGGATCTGCCCCTTCTGTCGATGAATGTGTCGAGATGGTGACCAAAACTATTCAGACGGAAGGTAAGATCAAGAAGAAGAAAGACGAATGAAATTTGTCCGGTGCTGACTGACGTGTCAATCATGCGTCAATAATTAAAACGCTTAGCAATCGTGCAGCAAGTGTCAAATGGAATTTGAACCGCTTCCGACCAAAACAAAATATAGTTTACTTGGTTTTATGTTGTCGTTGATGCCAATTTACTACTGTcagttttctatttattttcttttcatttggaaaaaaatgagtggatttcatgaaattaaatagAATTTTGTAAGTGCTAGATTTTAGACTAAGAAACATGTGAGAGTACAAACTAGATGAGCAGGAAACGTGCAGGTCTGATTCGATGCCATAAGAACTTTCTACTAACCTAAACAGTACATCGAGACAAtaagaaaacgccaaaaataagaatgaaaatattgaaacaaTGGTCATTGTGATTTTTCAAGTAGATTCCAAGCACAACATTAGGTGCCATATGCATAAGCAACAGTCAACATCTGTATTTAAATAATCTCTCAGAATGGCAGGGTTAAACCAGTTGACACAAAACAAGGATGAGCATTTTTTCCCTCCATACGTCAATCAGTATAGCTTTTAGCGAGTAGCTATTCAGGATAAAAAGAAATACGATTTGCACTAGTGAAAGTGGTCACATGCGTAGAGCAGGGTTTTACCCTCGAAGTCACGAAAAGAGAATTGAGGAAACTGTTTTTTCAGCAAACAATTAACTGGTCGTCAATAGTTAGTATTTAAACAATTGTAATTATGCATGTACGGAATATTTATAAGCAAATCAAATTTGTGATTGTTTTGTAATCAATTTTTATTATGAATACAGTATCCAAAATTTTACTTCAAATGATGCAATGTGAAAtgatggataaaataaaagcgAAAACTATTTTCGAGTCAATTTAATACTGGTGTGTTGGATTGCAGACTAATATATCACATTCCTggtcaaggtttttttttccatatCAGCAGTACAACTGAGAGCCATTGTGGCTCGATTTGGTACAGTAAGTGAATGTCTTAACGGTCGTAGGTCGCTTCCAATTTTCAAAACTGTATGTCGTTTAGGTACTTGAGAGAAGTCCTgatcagggataccaaatgtgcagatttgtttgcaaaacgcagatttttgaagtccgtgtgcagatatttattgattggcagatatttgcagttttccacggtttctgcagatttttgttagaaactccttatatttgcgcagattttcttaaaatgtgtgcagatttttacagacttttgcttgcgcgagcgaaattttttcggatcacgaatacatttttttcagatttcgagcacatttttccggtttttcgagcagttgcagacatttttcaaaaacatctggcatctctggttctGATTGCAATATGTCCTGTTGAATCCAATTCCTCGATCTTTCTCAGATGTTCGACAGTAATCTTCCTGGGCAGCGTGTTGTCTTCCTGTACTACTTCGCACTCTACTGCTACGCGCCCTCCGTGAAACTCCGGGTCGTAGGGGCCTGGGGCAGATATATTCGGGGCAGCCGCTTGAAGATAATTCAAAGGTAAGTAAATGGTGTGTAGTATGTGTTTTTAAAGCGTACATTAAAGTAGAGGAAGTTCTTCGGAAAAGTCCTTAATCAAATCTCCGAAATCTATAAGAGGACGAGGAGTGCTCAAGGTGTAAGGAAGAACAAGATTAAAGCAACCAGTGATGTAACGTCAAGGAATGTTACACTGGCCAACACtggttttgtcctagagctcaaaTCGgacaaaatgaaagattatagcttatgTCAAAACATTCCTGTGAACTTTAatgctttttttcctgtatgggctcCCTCATTGCGGCCAGAAtagttgatctattgtgagatatgcccgggtgtctgctgtatcccgcccttctattattagcaatatcgctattgagaagtggcatgctcattattattttatcagtgcttgtgtgtaatgtgattttacccttccttttacacgcttactgttttaCTCTACTGAGCCTctttcctcctgccaaatatcaccaattataattccatGGGGAggttcgtcgtgcgtccttctggccagttttattaataagaggaagtcacgcaaatgCGTTATAGATTTTAGCGTAAAGATAGGGTAAGTGGTGGGatagcctgagaataaacccacgcttaagtcctttttgacatcgaatgccCTGATTATACCAAGATTTAACCCTACggccatccgcttgacaaagcggaacCTGTAACCTtgctctgcggccttttgacgcattTGTGCAGCATTCACTaggggtaccaaaattcacaggaatagttaaaaattatagtttttaaGGGCCACTTTTTTCTAGCTTTGTGGCATTTTTTGTACTTTTGTATCTTGCTGGAAAGAGCAACATACAGATCAGAAGGAAGCTGTTACATCTGAATTTAAACAGATTATTCATGTACAGGACCATCATGGAAACTGGCAAGGTTTTCTCCAAGCAGAAACTGGGTAAAAAACGGAGTACACaatcacaatggtccagaaaccaaactAAGGGGGAAAattggatctagagctctatagcaatattaaaaaaaaaaaaaaaacattttttccacaaagtcgttacatatgataaagcaaatattgaaaaattaccaaaaactaGGGTAATCCAAATTTTCGATGTAATCAGGTACCTAACTCTTTTATCTTTgcagatagaagaaaaagttgttctacagTGTTATAGCTCCGCTAATTTTtagtaactttgtaaggaaaa from Wyeomyia smithii strain HCP4-BCI-WySm-NY-G18 chromosome 3, ASM2978416v1, whole genome shotgun sequence encodes the following:
- the LOC129731470 gene encoding transcription factor ATOH1, with the translated sequence MNAIAKMYPKLSAVELSAILMKGAAMSAASLERDSGFNSGSSEHEDDLKSLDQSSRDGLVTPENSSVDSVEVKLPQPITTKNKRKSSEPLRVISDSELLGPIKKRIRYGEQLREGDKESLDHQVGNNPFRPWAPNEEIPGGQPLPAHYPNPADLLVRHPGVTTLHRAISIKPLNQLQQPKSSHYPPSSKSPSTSYQQQPLALVSKKADSSKRSLQNQDDLRRNLSLLHQSDRSVFIPPPPVRSGECSDTTLGKPVHPRNYKNMTRERRIEANARERTRVHTISAAYEKLRHAVPAYSNSQKLSKLSILRIACSYILTLSRMAGEDYSADGSAPSVDECVEMVTKTIQTEGKIKKKKDE